The nucleotide window ataatgagatgagatgagatattatattatattatattatattatattatattatattatattatattatattatattatattatattatattatattatattatattatattatattatattggctggtgttgagtggtctataagatatattccattcagctagcatgatcttgaacaagtcgaagacgagttcagtatcatgctagctgaatggactatatctgatagaccacaaaaaaaaagccagccaatattattattattattattatacatacactctcttcatatcagcattcttgaaggccgatgctagcttacccacgactcagtgctgttagcgtggcagtccagttatgtTCTCGCTAGTGTAACGTTagtgcaggccaatgctagcacagtcaagccaaatattgttATTAgactattattttccctgtgtaatttacttagttacttttaaaatcaacatcaacaactacacacaacggagcgacctggcagccaaaattctctcaaaatcttcggcttttaacgaagcaaaccttgtggccatgtttgtttacaaactgtcacagtcactcgctaatgtggaagttttacatctccaatgtgtctcttttccactttttcaatgtccgttggtatgtttgtctcttgtaaatatgcatgaagaatatttaattatgttttggtagccttttgggtgttcagcacgtttttagtttcagtttatttatttagtgcttaaaccgagcactggattagcctcgccttctctctttcccaactgacaaagaaacagctgggtgcatgcgcagcagaaaagttgtctcattggatctttgcatgagttcCGACatatgacgtcgtgttgtcttgacagcatgcaatgctataacaatattgcacgctcattctccattggggagtgtggcgtaatacatggaggataagtaatatgataataatattgcatgccatcaataaacccgctagaagggaatagaatacatgtttttattccatggaaacagtatcccatatgtataataatatactaTATTAAACTGGTTTCAATCACAGAGTATGCTCTGTCTAATAGCATGCATAAACTTATCGACAAATATATGGTGATAATTTCTCGATAATGCTTTATGAGCTTATCAGCAAATGATATAGACAaaagcatgtacagtggtgcttgaaagtttgtgaaccctttagaattttctatatttctggataaatatgacctaaaacatcatcagattttcacacaagtcctaaaagtagataaagagaatccagttaaacaaatgagacaaaaatattatacttggtcatttacttattgaggaaaatgatccaatattacatatctgtgagtggcaaaaatatgtgaacctctaggattagcagttaatttgaaggtgaaattagagtcaggtgttttcaatcaatgggatgacaatcaggtgtgagtgggcactctgttttatttaaagaacagggatctatcaaactctgaaacttcacaacacatgtttgtggaagtgtatcatggcacgaacaaaggagatttctgaggacctcaaaaaaagtgttgttgatgctcatcaggctgaaaaaggttacaaaaccatctctaaagagtttggactccaccaatccacagtcagacagattgtgtacaaatggaggaaattcaagatcattgttaccctccccaagagtggtcgaccaacaaagatcactccaagagcaaggcgcgtaatagtcggcgaggtcacaaaggaccccagggtaacttctaagcaactgaaggcctctctcacattggctaatgttaatgttcatgagtccaccatcagaagaacactgaacaataatggcctgcatggcagggttgcaaggagaaagccactgctctccaaaaagaacgttactgctcatctgcagtttgctaaagatcatgtggacaagccagaaggctattggaaaaatattttgtggacggatgagaccaaaataggactttttggtttaaatgtgaagcgttatgtttggagaaaggaaaactgcattccagcataagaaccttatcccatctgtgaaacatggtggtggtagtatcatggtttgggcctgttttgctgcatctgggccaggacggcttgccatcattgatggaacaatgaattctgaattataccagtgaatcctaaaggaaaatgtcaggacatctgtccatgaactgaatctcaagagaaagtgggtcatgcagcaagacaatgaccctaagcacacaagttgttctaccaaagaatggttaaagaagaataaagttaatgttttggaatggccaagtcaaagtcctgaccttaatgcaatcgaaatgttatggaaggacctgaagcgagcagttcatgtgaggaaacccaccaacatcccagagtttaagctgttctttacggaggaatgggctaaaattcctccaagccggtgtgcaggactgatcaacagttactggaaacgtttagttgcagttattgctgcacaagggggtcacaccagatattgaaagcaaaggttcacatacttttgccactcacagatatgcaatattggatcattttcattcaataaataaatgaccaagtataatatttttgtctcatttgtttaactgggttctctttatctacttttaggacttgtgtgaaaatctgatggtgttttaggtcatatttatgcagaagtatagaaaattctaaagggttcacaaactttcaagcaccactgtatctgccaTTTCATTTTTAACACATTAAACCTAAATATTtcatgtatatgtatatgtatctGACATTTCATTTTTAACACATTAAACCTAAATATTTCTTTGCCTTTTTTAAGAGCAAGATTATTAAGATTAAGATTAAGAGCAAGATCATGTCATACTTGGCAGACATCCTTACAATTCGTGGAGGTGGAAGTGACTTGAAAACACTTTATGAACTCAACGAGCAAATAATATTTGCAATCTTGCAGCTGTTTGTTAAAGGTTCTGACATTTCAACATTTCATTTCTAAGTAATTAGAAAATCAAAAATCTTCTTAAAATTGCCTGTATCTCAGAATATTTATCTTCCATTCTAACTAATTAAATATTTGTTTGCCTTTTTAAGGTACAGATTAAGAACAAGAACATGTCATACCTTGCACAAGTCCATATAATTGGTGGGCAAGGAGGATCTGACTTTGATTTTAATGGTACTGGAAATGGAGCCACACTGAAAAAGATCTGGGTGTGGGCCGGCGGCTCGCAGATAAAATCCATCAAGGTTTGGCTTACTGATGGCCAGTCCAGGCAGTTTGGTGAACCTGCTGGGAAGTTTTCAGAATTTATATTTGAAGATGGAGAGTATTTCACCTCCCTTTCACTTTGGGGAAATGGAGCTGGAACACGTCTGGGTGGCATCAAATTCAAGACAAATCGCTCCCAGGAGTTCTTTGCATACATGACAAGCTGGGGGCTGAAAACAGAATATCCAATTGATGTGGGTTCAGGGATCTGTGTTGGAATCAAAGGACGTGCCTGTGTAGATATTGATTGCTTAGGCTTCATGTTCATCAACACCATCAGGTCTACTCAGCTAACAGATGTTCAGTATCCCACACTTCATAGTGTGATACCCAATGTGGCTGTTGAGGAAATCAAATCCATGACTTACCAAAATAATACAAGTGAAACTCAAGTATATACACTGCAAACCTCCAAAAAAATCACCAAAAAATCCTCTTGGTCTGTTACAAACAAGCTTGAATTCTCATTTTCAAGGGAAGTGAAGGCAGGAATTCCAGAGGTTGTGGAAGTATCAGGTGGATTTCGCTTCACAGTGGGAACCGAGAGCTCATATgatttagagaacactgaagagaaAATAGAGCTGTTCTCATTTCCTGTCAAAGTCGCTCCAGGGAAAACCGTGGATGTGGACATCACAATTGGCCGTGCTACAGTTGATCTCCCCTACAAAGGCACAGTCaagattacctgctataatgACAGCGTGCTGCAGTTTCCAACCAGTGGAATCTACAATGGTGTCAATTATACAACAGCAAAAGTAAATGAGAAGGAATCAGCAAAAAAGCTTGCTGAGGAGCCAGGGGCTGAGAGTGAATTGATTCGTCAAACATtttagagttaaaaaaaaaaaagttaaatataaTAAATCTTGTTAATTCTACTTCTTAAGGTTTTTCATTATGTTGATTAAAATTATTCTTTTGCTGCTTTACTCTATTAGTATACAAATGATGCAGACCCACATTTTATGATCAGTAaaacatttatatttaaaaaaaattgattgattttttaaaaagatttaGTTTGATTGTAGCTTTTTTTTAACCTTTGTACATGTTAATTTGCTGCTATGGAAATTATTCTCCTGCTTCTTTTCAAAATTTCAAAAATAAAAATTGAGTGATTCACCAAACTCATGCTCTACTGTGTACAAAGTTGCATCGCAAAGCATGTTCTGTCTGTCTGAGAAACAGTTTTGTTAAAAGTCTCATTCATGGAAAATTATCTGGCTATTTTCGTAGACGCCATTTGCAAAAGTATCTGTGTGAGACATCATTAGTCTTTTGTCGAGTGATAATTGTTACAtgatatactgtacacacacacacgtgtgtatatatatatatatatatatatatatatatatatatatatatatatatatattcaaaagtttggaaacaccttcaaattcgatgttttttctttattttaattaactaaagacacttcgtgtcttaaagtaatgactgactgttatttctctttacttagttgagtggttcttgacataatatggattactacagttgtcgaacagggctatttactgtatttttattatttagtctttactggttgatggtgtcaaatgcattaagaaggcaagaaattccatttttgaccagacacacctgttaattgagaagcattccaggtgactacctcatgaagctggttcagataatgccagtagtgtgcaaagctgttatcaaggtaaatagtgacgactttgaagaatctaaaagatgaaacgttgttttttccacacttttttgtttaccatataattccatatgttatttcatagttttgatgaattcagtattgttctacaatgtaggaaaaaaataaataaaaacatcgaatttgaaggtgtttccaaacttttgactggtaatatatatatgtgaatggttcaaggtgaaggtgggacttcatcaaggatctgctttgaatcctttcttgtttgccatcgtGATGGGTAGCTTgaaggatgaagtgaggcaaaagtcaccatggaacatgatgtttgcggatgatattgtgatatgtggtgaaagtagaaaggaggttgagttgggtttggagtgatggaggtatgcattggaacgaagaggaatgaaggtgagcagtagcaaaacagaatacatgtgcatcaatgagaatggggatgagtgtagtgaaaatgcaaggagtagacgtaaagaaagttggtgaattcaagtacctggggtcaactgtgcaggaaaatgggggatgcgatagtgaggtgagaaagcgagtgcaggcagggtggagcagttggagaaggatttcgggagtcatttgtgataggaaagtcccagcaaaagtgaaaggtaagatgtataagacaatagtgagaccagctgtgatgtatggattggagaccgtacccttaacgaagagacaggaggcaaagttggaggtggcggagttgaggatgttcaggtttgcgatgggagtgacaaggttggacaggataaggaacgagcacatcagagggacagcacatgtggacagCTTggaaattaagctaagagagatgagactgagatggtatgggcacatcctgagaagagatgcagagcatgtgggaaggagaatgttgaggatggagcagccaggcaaacgaaaatgaggaaggccaaagaggagatacatggatgtggtgagagaggacatgaaagtggtaggtgtggtagagaaggatgctgaagacagggaaaagtggagacaaaagatccgctgtggtgacccctaatcgggagcagccaaaagaagaaggatatatatatatatatatatatatatatatatatatatatataatctcattatctctacccgctttatcctgttctacagggtcacaggcaagctggagcctatcccagctgactacgggcgaaaggcggggtacaccctggacaagctgccaggtcatcacagggctgacacatagacacagacaacgattcacactcacacctacagtcaatttagagtcaccagttaacctaacctgcatgtctttggactgtgggggaaatcagagcacccagaggaaacccacgtggacatggggagaacatgcaaactccgcacagaaaggcccttgtcggccacggggctcgaacccggactttcttgctgtgaggtgacagtgttaaccactacaccactgtgccgccctatatatatatatatatatatatatatatatatatatatatatatatatctcccattctataattgcgggtacatttcaagtgttgactctgttagtcactgtcaactctgttatcaaacTACAGATtagagttgacatttcccaccattttgtgtcttaactccacatgctaacctcaaaccagctcccacatggcatgtataaaaacagaattttatgggttTTTAATCAcattattgtttttgaaaaatgaGTGAGAAATTcattccaatatcacaataacagcttTGAAGAATAATGAATCTATTGTCGGTGTAtcttcaacattttgttcaaatgaatgagagaagaaacataacatacctcgctgcctttctgaagtttccctctAGAGGAAGTAACATCtcttggtgcaggtgtcatgcgtattattaaaagtctttgtggatttcatgcggttttataacagagttaatagagttgacaagaacactgggacggataaaaaaaaaaatatttttatgactgaaatttcacataatacagaaaatagactttctatgcaattgagtttataacagttaatagaataagcccccaaaaacagactgttagactgaatcacttcatgtttattcgatTTAAATGTATGAATCAGTAgttgaagacagccaataatgtggggggaggggcaggggcgccgccagaaattttgggccccatgaaagattagaattttggaccccccaactttgcccaccctcgtcacaattgatgAGGGGTTAGTTAATGCATGAAAAAGTTTGATGCATtcaagtttgatgcatttaaattaactccatactcagtagccttacaaatgttacccataaaagacaggaaacatctcatctcatctcatctctagccgctttatcctgttctacagggtcgcaggcaagctggagcctatcccagctgactatgggcaaaaggcggggtacaccctggacaagtcgccaggtcatcacagggctgacacatagacaaccattcatgtgAATGTgagtacattcacacctaccgtcaatttagagtcaccagttaacctaacctgcatgtctttggattgtgggggaaaccggagcacccggaggaaacccacgcggacacggggagaacatgcaaactccacacagaaaggccctcgccagccacggggctcaaacccagaccttcttgctgtgaggcgacagcgctaaccactacaccaccgtgccgccccaggaaacatcttattataaatttatttcaaagtgacacggagtgacatttcaatttgatcacgtacatatttcttcatatgttgtaacctctatccctcttttatgtgtgctgtgctttctccagctcctcaatttgaaaccaatggtttagaatgtgtgaacattccacacacgtaaccatgtcaaacacttgactggtgtccgttattagcaacattttaatctagcaaactgtatatggcgctcgctcattaaaaacttcaatcctaaagcatttatgggttgtattgctgcttccctccttctccaaaggggggttcagtggtttggtagggcggaggtgcccctgaggctgaatctgtgcatatttagggcaccccattagttatgaaactggttattagcactagttattagcaccagcataacgtaatatttcatcttgcttatcacacaagtcagttcagttattaaaatggaaaaaatgtcactgtacaaactgtaaaagtgttctcttgatagcatagttcgaattacggggggtactggggAGTACTATACCCCCCAgtgaagacccagtaccccccaaagagacaaaaatataagttttgggggggggtccgatattttttctgatattgtgaaaaggaatatataattcaaaccaactcccattcggcattcttattgtagaaacattttaatgtaaattgatttcagacagacacccctattgtggaccgtaccatttttagtcaccgcagcgctagaacgcgctagagCAGGGCATAGATTTatatagaagactagattcctcaccgcgtattccagaacgtctgcacagggcggccatcttaccacagacaaggggtctgaagacttacgcaagcccagtacagcccagcactcacattatgatttacaggaaatcaaagtactgactttgatgacaagatgatgtgtgtgtctgtgtgtgttttaattgtagatgtttatatcagtatgtttagttttattttaactgcacattggagcctagtcaaatgaaatttcaatcttctgtgctaacatatactgactttgacatgataatcagctttgaatgttctttttgtaaatgtaaagatatctttttatccttggaagtataaccacatgtgattaattaaatgcttttttttgtcacaaactaccgtgagtcgctgtcactgttttatactattacttactcgggcagtgcatttgttattatgctgtgatgtgagtttacatttgttattatgctatgatgtgagtgcattaggtttttgaggtggatgaagtatttctgaag belongs to Neoarius graeffei isolate fNeoGra1 chromosome 26, fNeoGra1.pri, whole genome shotgun sequence and includes:
- the LOC132874608 gene encoding aerolysin-like protein, giving the protein MSYLAQVHIIGGQGGSDFDFNGTGNGATLKKIWVWAGGSQIKSIKVWLTDGQSRQFGEPAGKFSEFIFEDGEYFTSLSLWGNGAGTRLGGIKFKTNRSQEFFAYMTSWGLKTEYPIDVGSGICVGIKGRACVDIDCLGFMFINTIRSTQLTDVQYPTLHSVIPNVAVEEIKSMTYQNNTSETQVYTLQTSKKITKKSSWSVTNKLEFSFSREVKAGIPEVVEVSGGFRFTVGTESSYDLENTEEKIELFSFPVKVAPGKTVDVDITIGRATVDLPYKGTVKITCYNDSVLQFPTSGIYNGVNYTTAKVNEKESAKKLAEEPGAESELIRQTF